From a region of the Carettochelys insculpta isolate YL-2023 chromosome 29, ASM3395843v1, whole genome shotgun sequence genome:
- the TROAP gene encoding tastin has translation MAPVGPSPEGVSFTHLPQGAWKNACSPARSQPQPGKENEPPASAGSGALSRSKIPVLSRSRLPPDLQLLHQRGESQPQKKAAGEKPCTETCPVSLTCRGDKYHAVPCAHPAAAAEPLVRPPKPRSRSHPRGPLEEIQPGAAVRRNTPGNSGPSGREVGPVEFVADQVGLANSRLGLAQEPMLARSAPLRGRRGNAAQASGNAQTAQGSGSRHMASGTLSLGPDPSRTSCYSRVAAKGTADWATQDPAQHHGLTLKPQQVQALSVMLRDLAPCDQPVSLGTGTKEACWGHPHPIATATPSGPARSQEAGSTTGDQSANSRLGSPSDGQAAEPGQGAAHSGGSPTRDPMGASQTEHFVPDPAALASILSNVGLSHTSTAPRGKFGLARRVPVKGLQDLPPHLSRSTMDGRISLLGARGSIPPKGRFSRMSCRSVLGLKGIEAPDGLRAARSKTPEISRDSPFGSARRVPVTQPQSLHRTGLSAHRLPLFPRTPRCAQVALQSPARWAGGLSPQPRSSDLEESALPWEKIAVRLFGPGESQAAAEASVRSVLGQPGEGHSKAQRIQVLSQLLRKEVEGAAGNSHLDELHGLLAACAPRPSPAAGAGPKPLPKPGLGPAGGAAAPPSSTTFPGAGTTLTFSSQRPVCASPLIRSLKSPAASPGAAGAGTPLPAPSSRAALVKQRMEELLSAHQRFQESCLDDECAFYTSRAPSSQACAPHRCTDPTARLLEAQEAMYFIPISQPGPSATPGEAESSLQPWR, from the exons ATGGCGCCAGTCGGGCCGAGCCCAGAGGGGGTTTCCTTCACCCATCTGCCTCAGGGCGCATGGAAAAACGCCTGCTCCCCGGCCAGGAGCCAACCACAGCCAGGGAAGGAGAACGAGCCGCCTGCCTCAGCCGGGTCAGGCGCCCTCAGTCGCAGCAAGATCCCCGTCCTCTCCCGAAGCCGCCTGCCTCCCGACCTCCAGCTGTTGCACCAGCGGGGGGAGAGCCAACCCCAGAAG AAGGCTGCCGGTGAGAAGCCCTGTACCGAGACCTGTCCGGTTAGCCTGACCTGCAGAGGGGACAAGTACCACGCTGTGCCCTGTGCTCATCCAGCTGCAGCCGCGGAGCCGCTGGTGAGACCCCCCAAGCCGCGGAGCAGAAGCCACCCCAGAGGCCCCCTGGAGGAGATTCAGCCGGGGGCAGCAGTGCGGAGGAACACGCCAGGGAACAGCGGCCCCAGTGGCAGAG AAGTTGGCCCAGTGGAGTTTGTGGCTGACCAGGTGGGTTTGGCAAACAGCAGGCTGGGCCTGGCTCAGGAGCCCATGCTGGCCCGGTCAGCTCCTCTGCGTGGGCGGAGGGGGAACGCAGCCCAGGCCAGTGGAAATGCGCAG ACTGCGCAAGGCAGCGGCTCCCGACATATGGCCTCGGGGACGCTCAGCTTGGGCCCGGATCCATCCCGCACCTCCTGCTACTCCCGAGTGGCGGCCAAAG GCACCGCTGACTGGGCCACACAGGATCCAGCTCAGCACCATGGCCTGACCCTGAAACCCCAGCAGGTCCAGGCTCTGTCGGTAATGCTCAGGGACCTGGCGCCCTGTGACCAGCCTGTG AGCCTGGGCACAGGGACCAAGGAAGCATGTTGGGGGCACCCACATCCCATTGCCACGGCAACACCGAGCGGCCCCgccaggagccaggaagctggcagcactaCAGGCGACCAGTCTGCCAACAGCAGGCTGGGGTCCCCGAGCGATGGCCAAGCAGCAGAGCCGGGCCAGGGCGCAGCCCACAG CGGCGGCTCACCCACAAGGGACCCCATGGGAGCATCACAGACAG agcaCTTTGTGCCAGACCCAGCCGCCCTGGCCAGCATCCTCTCCAACGTGGGGCTGAGTCACACCAGCACGGCGCCCAGGGGCAAGTTCGGGCTGGCGCGGAGGGTGCCAGTGAAAGGGCTGCAGGACCTGCCGCCCCACCTCAGCAGGAGCACCATG gaTGGCAGGATCTCGCTGCTGGGGGCCCGGGGCAGCATCCCCCCAAAGGGAAGGTTCAGCCGCATGTCCTGCCGCTCGGTGCTGGGCCTTAAAG gtATCGAGGCCCCAGATGGCCTCCGAGCCGCCAGGTCCAAGACTCCAGAGATCAGCCGCGATTCCCCCTTCGGCTCCGCCAGGAGGGTGCCCGTCACGCAGCCTCAGTCCCTG CACCGCACCGGCCTCTCTGCCCACCGCCTGCCGCTCTTCCCCCGCACGCCGCGCTGCGCCCAGGTGGCActgcag TCCCCAGCCCGCTGGGCCGGTGGCCTTTCCCCGCAGCCCAGAAGCTCTGACCTGGAAGAATCAGCCCTGCCCTGG GAGAAGATCGCAGTGCGTCTCTTCGGGCCCGgggagagccaggcagctgcGGAGGCCTCGGTGAGGAGCGTGCTtggccagcctggcgaggggcaCAGCAAGGCGCAG CGCATCCAGGTTCTCTCTCAGCTCCTGCggaaggaggtggagggggcgGCCGGCAACTCCcacctggatgagctgcatggcctgctggctgcctgcgCCCCCCGGCCCTCGCCAGCAGCGGGAGCTGGGCCGAAGCCACTCCCCAAGCCCGGGCTGGGCCCTGCCGGGGGAGCAGCTGCGCCCCCTAGCTCCACCACCTTCCCTGGGGCCGGCACCACGCTGACCTTCTCCTCCCAGCGCCCTGTCTGCGCCAGCCCCCTCATCCGCTCGCTGAAGTCCCCCGCCGCCAGCCCCGGTGCTGCAG GGGCCGggacccccctccctgcaccctcctcccggGCGGCTCTGGTGAAGCAGCGGATGGAGGAACTGCTCAGCGCCCACCAGCGCTTCCAGGAGAGCTGCCTGGACGACGAATGCGCCTTCTACACCAGCCgggcacccagcagccaggcctgcgCCCCCCACCGCTGCACTGACCCCACGGCCAGGCTGCTGGAGGCACAGGAGGCCATG TACTTCATCCCCATCTCGCAACCAGGGCCCAGTGCCACCCCCGGGGAAGCGGAGAGttccctgcagccctggagaTGA
- the PRPH gene encoding peripherin isoform X1 — MSGRATSYRLAFGPPPLLLSPGPSARLLGSAHGARSLGRGAQAARLDWARAEALNREFLATRGSEKAELQELNERFAGFLDKVRALEAHNAALRAQLGQAQARGPERAAELCQAELRELRRQLELLGQERDRAQVERDNLAEDLAVLQQRLEEETHRREDAENSLVLFRKDVDDATLSRLELERKIESLMDEIEFLKKLHEEELRDMQVSVHSQQVQVQLEPPKPDLTAALRDIRTQYESIAVKNLQEAEEWYKSKFADLSDAANRNHEALRQAKQEMKESRKQIQSLTCEVDGLKGANEALLRQMRDLEEQYGAELGSYQDTVGRLEQEIQHMKEEMARHLREYQDLLNVKMALDIEIATYRKLLEGEESRISVPIHSLASLGVRASAVPEPEQPVESHTRKTVLIKTIETRDGEVVTESRTEQRTELEK; from the exons ATGAGCGGCCGGGCCACCTCCTACCGCCTCGCCTTCgggccgccgccgctgctgctctCGCCCGGCCCCAGCGCGCGGCTGCTGGGCTCGGCGCACGGGGCGCGCAGCTTGGGGCGCGGCGCGCAGGCGGCGCGGCTGGACTGGGCGCGGGCCGAGGCGCTGAACCGCGAGTTCCTGGCCACGCGCGGCAGCGAGAAGGCGGAGCTGCAGGAGCTCAACGAGCGCTTCGCCGGCTTCCTCGACAAGGTGCGCGCCCTGGAGGCGCACAACGCGGCGCTGCGCGCCCAGCTGGGCCAGGCGCAGGCCCGCGGCCCAGAGCGCGCCGCTGAGCTGTGCCAGGCCGAGCTGCGCGAGCTGCGgcgccagctggagctgctgggccagGAGCGGGACCGCGCGCAGGTGGAGCGGGACAACCTGGCCGAGGACCTGGCCGTGCTCCAGCAGag gctggaggaggagacaCACAGGCGTGAGGATGCGGAAAACAGCCTGGTGCTGTTCCGGAAG gacgtgGACGATGCCACCCTCTCACGCCTGGAGCTGGAACGCAAGATTGAGTCGCTGATGGATGAGATCGAGTTCCTGAAGAAGCTGCACGAGGAG GAGCTCCGTGACATGCAGGTGAGCGTGCACAGccagcaggtgcaggtgcagcttGAGCCGCCCAAGCCGGACCTGACGGCCGCACTGCGCGACATCCGCACCCAGTACGAGAGCATCGCCGTGAAGaacctgcaggaggctgaggagtgGTACAAGTCCAAG TTTGCTGACCTGTCGGACGCAGCCAACCGGAACCACGAGGCGCTGCGCCAGGCCAAGCAGGAGATGAAGGAGTCCCGGAAGCAGATCCAGAGCCTGACCTGCGAGGTGGATGGGCTGAAGGGAGCT AATGAGGCGTTGCTGCGCCAGATGCGGGACCTGGAGGAGCAGTATGGGGCAGAGCTCGGCAGCTACCAGGACACGGTCGGGCGGCTGGAGCAGGAGATCCAGCACATGAAGGAGGAGATGGCGCGGCACCTGCGCGAATACCAGGACCTGCTCAACGTCAAGATGGCGCTGGACATCGAGATCGCCACCTACCGCAAGCTGCTGGAGGGCGAGGAGAGCCG GATCTCAGTTCCCATCCACTCGCTGGCCTCCCTCGGCGTGAGAGCTTCGG CAGTGCCTGAGCCAGAGCAGCCTGTGGAGAGCCACACCAGGAAAACGGTTCTCATCAAAACCATTGAGACTCGGGACGGAGAG GTGGTGACGGAGTCAAGGACGGAGCAGAGAACTGAGCTGGAGAAGTGA
- the PRPH gene encoding peripherin isoform X2 encodes MSGRATSYRLAFGPPPLLLSPGPSARLLGSAHGARSLGRGAQAARLDWARAEALNREFLATRGSEKAELQELNERFAGFLDKVRALEAHNAALRAQLGQAQARGPERAAELCQAELRELRRQLELLGQERDRAQVERDNLAEDLAVLQQRLEEETHRREDAENSLVLFRKDVDDATLSRLELERKIESLMDEIEFLKKLHEEELRDMQVSVHSQQVQVQLEPPKPDLTAALRDIRTQYESIAVKNLQEAEEWYKSKFADLSDAANRNHEALRQAKQEMKESRKQIQSLTCEVDGLKGANEALLRQMRDLEEQYGAELGSYQDTVGRLEQEIQHMKEEMARHLREYQDLLNVKMALDIEIATYRKLLEGEESRISVPIHSLASLGVRASVPEPEQPVESHTRKTVLIKTIETRDGEVVTESRTEQRTELEK; translated from the exons ATGAGCGGCCGGGCCACCTCCTACCGCCTCGCCTTCgggccgccgccgctgctgctctCGCCCGGCCCCAGCGCGCGGCTGCTGGGCTCGGCGCACGGGGCGCGCAGCTTGGGGCGCGGCGCGCAGGCGGCGCGGCTGGACTGGGCGCGGGCCGAGGCGCTGAACCGCGAGTTCCTGGCCACGCGCGGCAGCGAGAAGGCGGAGCTGCAGGAGCTCAACGAGCGCTTCGCCGGCTTCCTCGACAAGGTGCGCGCCCTGGAGGCGCACAACGCGGCGCTGCGCGCCCAGCTGGGCCAGGCGCAGGCCCGCGGCCCAGAGCGCGCCGCTGAGCTGTGCCAGGCCGAGCTGCGCGAGCTGCGgcgccagctggagctgctgggccagGAGCGGGACCGCGCGCAGGTGGAGCGGGACAACCTGGCCGAGGACCTGGCCGTGCTCCAGCAGag gctggaggaggagacaCACAGGCGTGAGGATGCGGAAAACAGCCTGGTGCTGTTCCGGAAG gacgtgGACGATGCCACCCTCTCACGCCTGGAGCTGGAACGCAAGATTGAGTCGCTGATGGATGAGATCGAGTTCCTGAAGAAGCTGCACGAGGAG GAGCTCCGTGACATGCAGGTGAGCGTGCACAGccagcaggtgcaggtgcagcttGAGCCGCCCAAGCCGGACCTGACGGCCGCACTGCGCGACATCCGCACCCAGTACGAGAGCATCGCCGTGAAGaacctgcaggaggctgaggagtgGTACAAGTCCAAG TTTGCTGACCTGTCGGACGCAGCCAACCGGAACCACGAGGCGCTGCGCCAGGCCAAGCAGGAGATGAAGGAGTCCCGGAAGCAGATCCAGAGCCTGACCTGCGAGGTGGATGGGCTGAAGGGAGCT AATGAGGCGTTGCTGCGCCAGATGCGGGACCTGGAGGAGCAGTATGGGGCAGAGCTCGGCAGCTACCAGGACACGGTCGGGCGGCTGGAGCAGGAGATCCAGCACATGAAGGAGGAGATGGCGCGGCACCTGCGCGAATACCAGGACCTGCTCAACGTCAAGATGGCGCTGGACATCGAGATCGCCACCTACCGCAAGCTGCTGGAGGGCGAGGAGAGCCG GATCTCAGTTCCCATCCACTCGCTGGCCTCCCTCGGCGTGAGAGCTTCGG TGCCTGAGCCAGAGCAGCCTGTGGAGAGCCACACCAGGAAAACGGTTCTCATCAAAACCATTGAGACTCGGGACGGAGAG GTGGTGACGGAGTCAAGGACGGAGCAGAGAACTGAGCTGGAGAAGTGA
- the LOC142003238 gene encoding tubulin alpha-1C chain: MRECISIHVGQAGVQIGNACWELYCLEHGIQPDGQMPSDKTIGGGDDSFNTFFSETGAGKHVPRAVFVDLEPTVIDEVRTGTYRQLFHPEQLITGKEDAANNYARGHYTIGKEIIDLVLDRIRKLADQCTGLQGFLVFHSFGGGTGSGFTSLLMERLSVDYGKKSKLEFSIYPAPQVSTAVVEPYNSILTTHTTLEHSDCAFMVDNEAIYDICRRNLDIERPTYTNLNRLISQIVSSITASLRFDGALNVDLTEFQTNLVPYPRIHFPLATYAPVISAEKAYHEQLTVAEITNACFEPANQMVKCDPRHGKYMACCLLYRGDVVPKDVNAAIATIKTKRTIQFVDWCPTGFKVGINYQPPTVVPGGDLAKVQRAVCMLSNTTAVAEAWARLDHKFDLMYAKRAFVHWYVGEGMEEGEFSEAREDMAALEKDYEEVGADSVEGEDEGEEF, translated from the exons ATG CGTGAGTGTATCTCTATCCACGTCGGCCAGGCTGGTGTCCAGATTGGCAATGCCTGCTGGGAGCTCTACTGCCTGGAACATGGGATCCAGCCGGATGGCCAGATGCCCAGTGACAAGACCATCGGCGGAGGAGACGACTCCTTCAACACTTTCTTCAGCGAGACGGGCGCTGGCAAGCACGTGCCCAGGGCCGTCTTCGTGGACTTGGAGCCAACAGTGATAG ATGAAGTGCGCACTGGAACCTACCGCCAACTCTTCCACCCCGAGCAGCTCATCACTGGCAAGGAAGATGCTGCCAACAACTACGCCCGTGGGCACTACACCATCGGCAAGGAGATCATCGACCTGGTTCTCGACAGGATCCGCAAGCTG GCTGACCAGTGCACAGGTCTCCAGGGCTTCCTGGTCTTCCACAGCTTTGGGGGGGGCACTGGTTCGGGGTTCACCTCCCTGCTGATGGAGCGTCTGTCCGTCGACTATGGCAAGAAGTCCAAGCTGGAGTTCTCCATCTACCCAGCGCCTCAGGTCTCTACTGCAGTGGTGGAGCCCTACAACTCCATCCTGACCACCCACACCACCCTGGAGCACTCTGACTGCGCCTTCATGGTAGACAATGAAGCCATCTATGACATCTGCCGCAGGAACCTGGACATCGAGCGCCCCACCTACACCAACCTGAACCGCCTTATTAGCCAGATTGTGTCCTCCATCACGGCCTCCCTGCGGTTTGATGGTGCCCTGAATGTCGATCTGACAGAGTTCCAGACCAACTTGGTGCCCTACCCCCGTATCCATTTCCCTCTGGCCACCTATGCCCCAGTCATCTCTGCTGAGAAAGCTTACCATGAGCAGCTGACTGTAGCAGAGATCACCAATGCTTGCTTTGAGCCAGCCAACCAGATGGTGAAATGTGACCCTCGCCACGGCAAATACATGGCCTGCTGCCTGTTGTACCGTGGGGATGTGGTGCCCAAAGATGTCAATGCTGCTATTGCCACCATCAAAACCAAGCGCACTATCCAGTTTGTGGATTGGTGCCCAACTGGCTTCAAGGTTGGTATCAACTACCAGCCTCCCACTGTGGTTCCGGGCGGTGACCTGGCCAAGGTGCAGCGGGCTGTGTGCATGCTGAGCAATACCACAGCCGTTGCCGAGGCCTGGGCGCGTCTGGACCACAAGTTTGACCTGATGTACGCCAAGCGTGCCTTTGTTCACTGGTACgttggggaggggatggaggagggtgAGTTCTCAGAGGCGCGGGAGGACATGGCTGCCCTGGAGAAGGATTACGAAGAGGTGGGGGCAGACAGTGTTGAGGGGGAGGATGAAGGGGAAGAGTTTTAG